A window from Parambassis ranga chromosome 13, fParRan2.1, whole genome shotgun sequence encodes these proteins:
- the psmd2 gene encoding 26S proteasome non-ATPase regulatory subunit 2 codes for MEEAKNKENKQPEKTDEKEKDKEKGQQPSGKDKEKKEEQELSEEDKQLQEDLEMMVERLSEKNTELYRQALEELRRQIRSSTTSMTSVPKPLKFLRPHYGKLKEIYESMAPGENKHFCADVVSVLAMTMSGERECLKYRLLGSQEELASWGHEYVRHLAGEVAKEWQEVEENDKTQQETLLKLVKEIVPYNMAHNAEHEACDLLMEIERLDMLEEYIDENAYGKVCLYLTSCVSYVPEPENSALLRCALNIFRKFNRYPEALRLALMLNDVELVENIFTSCKDIVIQKQLAFMLGRHGMFLELNEDVEDYEDLTEIMSNVQLNSNFLALARELDIMEPKVPDDIYKTHLENNRFGGSGSQVDSARMNLASSFVNGFVNAAFGQDKLLTDDGNKWLYKNKDHGMFSAAASLGMILLWDVDGGLTQIDKYLYSSEDYIKSGALLACGIVNSGVRNECDPALALLSDYVLHNSNVMRIGAIFGLGLAYAGSNREDVLSLLLPVMGDSKSSMEVVGVTALACGMIAVGSCNGDVTSTIVQTIMEKNEQELKDTYARWLPLGLGLNHLGKGEAIETTLAALQVVPEPFRSFANTLVDICAYAGSGNVLKVQQLLHICSEHYEAKEKEKEDDKDKKDKKDKDKKETAADMGSHQGVAVLGIALIAMGEEIGAEMALRTFGHLLRYGEPTLRRAVPLALALISVSNPRLNILDTLSKFSHDADPEVSHNSIFAMGMVGSGTNNARLAAMLRQLAQYHAKDPNNLFMVRLAQGLTHLGKGTLTLCPYHSDRQLMSQVAVAGLLTVLVSFLDVKNIILGKSHYILYGLVAAMQPRMLVTFDEELRPLPVSVRVGQAVDVVGQAGKPKAITGFQTHTTPVLLAHGERAELATEEYLPVTPILEGFVILRKNPNYET; via the exons ATGGAGGaggcaaaaaacaaagagaataaGCAGCCCGAGAAGACCGATgagaaggagaaagacaagGAAAAGGGCCAACAGCCCTCCGGGAAGgataaagagaagaaagaggagcaaGAATTG TCAGAGGAAGATAAGCAGTTACAAGAAGATCTGGAAATGATGGTGGAGAGACTGAGT GAGAAGAACACAGAACTTTATCGCCAGGCATTAGAAGAGCTGCGCAGGCAAATCCGCTCCTCTACCACATCCATGACCTCTGTACCTAAGCCCCTGAAATTTCTGCGCCCACACTATGGCAAGCTCAAAGAAATCTATGAGAGTATGGCTCCTGGAGAGAACAAG cATTTTTGTGCTGATGTGGTGTCAGTGCTTGCCATGACCATGAGTGGAGAGAGGGAGTGTCTGAAGTACCGTCTGCTGGGATCCCAGGAAGAACTGGCCTCCTGGGGACATGAATATGTCAG GCACCTTGCTGGTGAGGTGGCAAAAGAGTGGCAGGAGGTTGAGGAGAATGATAAGACTCAGCAGGAGACGCTACTGAAACTAGTGAAGGAGATTGTGCCCTACAACATGGCCCACAATGCCGAGCATGAGGCGTGTGACCTGCTGATGGAGATTGAAAGACTGGACATGCTGGAGGAATATATTGATGAAAACGCTTATGGAAAAGTCTGCCTCTACCTCACCAG TTGTGTGAGTTATGTTCCTGAGCCAGaaaactcagcactgctgagatgtgCCTTGAACATCTTCCGGAAGTTCAACCGTTACCCGGAGGCCCTGCGCCTGGCCCTGATGCTCAATGATGTGGAGCTAGTAGAAAACATCTTCACATCCTGCAAAGACAT AGTAATCCAGAAGCAGCTGGCATTCATGCTGGGTCGACATGGCATGTTCCTGGAGCTTAATGAGGATGTAGAGGACTATGAGGACTTGACGGAGATCATGTCAAATGTGCAGCTCAACAGCAACTTCTTGGCTCTGGCTAGAGAG TTGGACATTATGGAGCCCAAAGTCCCAGATGACATCTACAAAACACACCTGGAAAACAACA GGTTTGGAGGCAGTGGCTCACAGGTGGACTCGGCTCGCATGAACTTGGCCTCTTCTTTTGTGAATGGCTTTGTCAACGCAGCATTTGGACAGGATAAGCTGCTCACAGACGATGGCAACAAGTGGCTCTATAAGAACAAGGACCACG GCATGTTCAGTGCTGCAGCCTCTCTGGGTATGATCCTGCTGTGGGATGTAGACGGTGGTCTGACCCAGATTGACAAATACCTCTACTCTTCTGAAGACTACATAAAG tctggtgCCCTCCTGGCCTGTGGCATTGTAAATTCAGGTGTGAGGAATGAGTGTGACCCAGCGCTCGCCCTGCTGTCTGACTATGTCCTCCACAATAGCAACGTCATGAGGATAGGGGCCATCTTTGG ACTGGGTCTTGCCTATGCTGGCTCTAACAGAGAAGATGTCCTTTCTCTGCTTCTACCTGTCATGGGAGACTCCAAATCCAGCATGGAG GTGGTCGGAGTGACAGCACTGGCTTGTGGCATGATCGCAGTAGGGTCATGCAATGGTGATGTGACTTCCACCATTGTCCAGACCATCATGGAGAAGAATGAACAGGAGCTGAAGGACACATATGCTCGCTGGCTCCCTCTAGGCCTGGGACTTAACCATTTGG GTAAAGGAGAAGCAATAGAGACAACCCTAGCAGCTCTACAGGTTGTCCCTGAACCTTTCCGCAGCTTTGCCAACACACTAGTGGATATCTGTGCATATGCAG GCTCTGGTAATGTGCTAAAGGTCCAGCAGCTTCTCCATATCTGCAGTGAGCACTATGAGgctaaagagaaagaaaaggaggatgACAAGGACAAGAAGGATAAGAAGGACAAAGACAAGAAGGAAACTGCTGCTGACATGGGTTCCCACCAG GGTGTGGCTGTTCTCGGTATTGCCCTGATTGCCATGGGGGAGGAGATTGGTGCAGAAATGGCACTGCGAACATTTGGACACCTG CTTCGTTATGGTGAGCCGACCCTGAGGCGAGCGGTGCCCTTAGCCCTGGCTCTTATTTCAGTGTCCAATCCACGCCTGAACATCCTGGATACACTCAGCAAGTTTTCCCACGATGCTGACCCTGAGGTCTCCCACAACTCCATCTTTGCCATGGGGATGGTGGGCAGTG GCACAAATAATGCCCGTCTAGCAGCTATGCTGCGGCAGCTGGCGCAGTATCACGCCAAAGATCCTAACAATCTCTTCATGGTGCGACTGGCTCAG ggtCTGACTCACCTGGGCAAAGGCACTCTCACACTCTGTCCCTACCATAGCGACAGGCAGCTGATGAGTCAGGTTGCTGTGGCAGGACTGCTCACCGTGCTTGTTTCCTTCCTCGACGTTAAGAACA TAATCCTGGGTAAATCTCACTACATTCTATATGGCTTGGTAGCAGCCATGCAGCCACGTATGTTGGTCACATTTGATGAGGAGCTCCGACCACTGCCTGTGTCGGTTAGGGTCGGACAG GCTGTGGATGTTGTGGGCCAGGCGGGTAAGCCCAAAGCCATCACAGGTTTCCAGACTCATACCACGCCAGTGCTGCTGGCTCATGGAGAGAGGGCGGAGCTGGCCACAGAGGAGTACCTCCCTGTCACCCCCATCCTGGAGGGCTTTGTCATCCTTCGCAAGAACCCCAACTATGAGACTTAG